In the genome of Brachypodium distachyon strain Bd21 chromosome 3, Brachypodium_distachyon_v3.0, whole genome shotgun sequence, the window AGACTGGAAGAAGGGCGTGGTGACGGGGTACCTGGTGCTGATGAACGCGCTGGTGAACACGGCGGCGGACGTGTCCGTGCTCCAGCGCAGGGGCATCCTGGACAACATGCTCTCCAACGAGGAGGATGCTGCGGCCTTCTTCAACCGCCTCGGCGGCTGCGCGCTCTTCGACCCCGCCGCGCACCGCTACGCGGAGCTGTTCAGGGACGCCAACGAGTACTGCGACCACCGCTGGAACCGGTACGTGGCCGTGCTGAAGCGCGACCATCTCCGGAGCCCGTGCTCTATCATCAACCTGCTCGCCGCGGCCATCCTCATGTGCATTTCGGTCACGTCTGCCGGCTTCGTCATCTGCCACTACAGTCATGCTTGCTCCTGATCAAACCTCTTGGGCCATGGCctctttttcaaaattcttttTCTTGAGCTAATCTCCTGGCCTCTTGGGCAGACCCACCATGACAGTTGCTTGGTTTTACTTGATCAGTTTTTTCAGTGGTTTACTTAAACAGTTACTACTTTCAAATTTGAACCGATGCCCAAAATGCATTCAGTTGTTACTGATTTTCTCGCCTACAGGGCTTTTGACTCCTTCGTGGGCCTGCTCGGTAATAATGCTTCTACTTGGGCTTTTTGCTGTGACGTTTTTTgatagaaaaatctactaaTATCTATAGCTCTCTGTgtgctcaaaaaaaaaaactatagcTCTCTCTGAATTAGAAGATAGGTTTGGAAGGTGAAAGTGATTTTTCACTGACCTTTTTACATGTTACACGGCCATTCAGGGTGCAGAGATGGGAGATTGACAGGTAGCATTATCGCCACTtcttaaaataaaaacatcGAATCATGTTCAAAAAAATTTCGATGGTTTAATTTTGGCAGAACTAATTTTTGTGACAGTTATACATCACAACTTGTCGAAGATGAGTTTTGCAGTTATAAGTCTTGGTTGGGTCAGCATAGGGCTGAAAATTAAACTCAAACCACGCGAGTGAAACAAATAGCTCTTTCTTTGGGTCGACtcaaataacttgttcaaaatTAATCCATGTTGTGATTCAAGGCCAGACCCGTCTCTCTTCATTTCAGGCACATGGCCAAgctttcctaaaaaaaaggcacatgGCCAATCTATCAACTCGACTTAGCTGAACACACCACCTGTACATCCCTCAGATCACCACGTCATGGAGAAACTAAGCCAAATTTAGAGGTCATACATGAtcatttttattatttataaCGAATTTAATAAGCCAAACGATCCAACTTGTAAGTTACATGAGTCGGGCCAAGTTTAAGTCGAACTTGTTGTCTTAACGTAACGAGCCAAGTGAAACTAGCTTGTGATCTAAATAAGTTTTACCGAGTTGAATCGAGTCAAGCCTAACGAGCCAAGTAAAACTAGCTTGTGATCGAAATAAGTTCCCATAAGTTTTACCGAGTTGAATCGAGTCGAGCCAAGCGGGCTCGGTATCCAGCACTACGTCAGCATACACTGGCCATGAGCCGCAGATCTGCATGCATTATTTTACGGTCCTTCTAACCCTGGGTGAGAGGTGCTTTGCGTGGCTGAAACCATTTTGATGCcaagcatgcatatgtggttGCAGCAGCCCTGCAGGGTTTGGTTTTGCACGGACTGATATCTGTCTGCTTCTGGACAATGAGATTAACCTTTCCCTTAACTCTTCATTTGTAGAGAAGTTACGGTCAGAGCTGCTGTATGGCTGATCAGTATTCCCTGTGTTATAGTTCCATAACGCACCAATCCCCTCAATTCTTATTTGTACAGAAGTTACTCTGAGAGCGGCTGTGTTAATGatcatgcttttttttttcttccagaaCTGTATACTTGTTCAGTTATATTGCTGTTTGAGTCAACATGAAATTGCTCGGGCTTTGTTTTCAGTTCATCTGTCTTGATTCTGAAGATGGTTACTTTTTGACGCGGTCTTCAGTTTTAGTTCAACATCTATAGAAGTAGAAGAGGCAAAAGCATTGAAGTTAACAAAGCTTATCTCAGACTGATCACCGATGGCGTCGAAGCAAACACAATAACTTTGTGATTTTCTGATTTATGCCACAGTTCAGCAGTGCTGCTGCTACGTCAATATGCACACAGCATGATAGGTTGGACAGAACACTAGCTTTTGTACAACACAGCTGAGAACTAAAGGTACGCAGTCATACAACTCTCTGTATACAACAACACTGCAAAATTACAAGAGGAAGTACAACTCCTAGGAGTGTTGTTTAGCCAAGATCAGGAACAATGAAGAAATCCTCGTCGTCAGGGATCTCGATCCGGGCCTTCTTGCTCTGGCGcacgacggcggtggcggcgcccctGCTCGGCCTGTAGTAGGCAGCGTCGTCCGCCGCCTGCGAGTTGAGGAACTCGGGGACCTCTATCGCCGTCCTGCCGCCCTTGGGCGTCTGGTCTTGGAACAGCTCCATGTCGGCGGTGAACCACTCCAGCTCCTTGAACCCGAGAGGCGATTCCTTGTGCAGCTGCAGATGAGAATCAGATGAGATGAGACCCCAAGCAGGCAGGCAAGCACAGTAAAGTACAGTAGAGTTGCTGGACATCGGTTTGGTTGGAGTTAGTTTTACCTTATCGCTGGACTCGTAGTCGGAGAACTGCAGGAGCTCGTCGACGGCCCAGCCCTGCGGCAGGAactgcggcggcgagggaacctgctgggcctgggccggcGGGCGCTCGGCCGCGGGGGCCATGGGCGGGGCGTGGTGGTCGGCATCGTGGCTGGCGCCGTGGTCGGCATCGGCGCAGGCGGAGACGGGCCCGCCGAAGCCGACGCGGATGCCGGTGGCGAGGTAGCGCTGGTGGTTCCCGGAGAGCGTCCCGGGGACGTGGATGGGCTCGTCGCAGTCGCGGCAGAAGAGCGCCCTGTCCTCGACGCAGAAGATGAAGGCCGCCTTCTCCTGGCACACGTCGCAGCGCGGGAGCTtgccggcgccgagcgcgTCCAGGGGAAGCCTCTGGTGCTTGCTGGCCAGCCTGTTGGCTGCGTGGACCTCGACGTCGCAGCGCCCGCACAGcgccgcctcgtcggcgcagcacaccaccgtcgccgccgcgaccCCGCACGAGTCGCACTGGATCTTCATACCCTAGGCTAGGCTGATCGAGGCGCTGAGCTTCGAGAAGAGATAAGGCTGGTAGGTACCGGTGGCTGCTGCGAGGAAGAATGGAGGAGAGGGATCCGGAAGCAGGGGCGCGCGGGTGGTGCATATAAGAGCCGGCGCGAGCACGCAACTGCAGGCAGCGCGGGGGCCAAGGCAATCAGTGAAGCGCGGCGCCGAGCGAGCTTGTGGTGGAGAGCAGGCCGGAGAGACTTGTGGACACGGGCGCTCCTCGGGAAGCAATTTGGGGGACATGGGCGTGACTAGGGGGGCTGTTCCCACCGTGAAAAGGGACGGCGCCCGCTTGCACGTACGGGCCAAGATATTGATTTGGTTCGAGATTTTGATCGCTTCTCTGCTCTGCTGACTCGGCGGATGCCTTTTCCATATAAAAATCTGGGACGAACTTGTGGTCGTAGCGGCCTGTGCTTTTACTCAGGGACGAGAGAGTTACACGTGAAATGGATCATGGAGTTGCACAGTTGCACACAAAGAAAAGTGTAAAAagatcaagaaaagaaaatcgaAACAATTTGACAGCATCGGGTGACATGCACTTTAGACTTTAGCATGTCACATGATTTCACTATAATCGGTTTTGGGTCTGAATTTTCATATAATCTTCTCTTAAGGCGGCAAATGAAattgcttttttcttttctttcatatAATCGGTTTCAGGTCTGAATTTTCATCACAACATAGGTTCATGTTGTTTGAATGTTACCTGTTGTTTGCAGCGAAGTCGCTCCCTTGTGAACGTGGAAATAATCCACAATAATTATTGGGTGAAAATTGTATCCAAGGCATTATATTGTATGGGGTTGTCATCTATTTAGGCTTAGTTTGACATTGTTGAACTGTGTAAAATAGCCAAAAGTCAGTTGGAAAAGCTGAATTATCATAATCCATCTTGATGCCAAATGCAGCCTTAGAGCACTTTATACGTGTTATCTATATAATTGCCACTAAGGTGGAATGAATGAAACGGTTTTAGTTTTCTATATTTTAGGAACCCACCCTTGGAACCAAATGATTCCTATATTTTTGAGGAATAAGATAGTTATGCATcttactaatttttttttttgaagaatcaAATGGTTCCATTCCAGTTTCATGTATTTGAGCTCAGGAACCAAACATGAAAATGATGCTCAAACCTAAAAACATTATA includes:
- the LOC100841059 gene encoding B-box zinc finger protein 25, with the translated sequence MKIQCDSCGVAAATVVCCADEAALCGRCDVEVHAANRLASKHQRLPLDALGAGKLPRCDVCQEKAAFIFCVEDRALFCRDCDEPIHVPGTLSGNHQRYLATGIRVGFGGPVSACADADHGASHDADHHAPPMAPAAERPPAQAQQVPSPPQFLPQGWAVDELLQFSDYESSDKLHKESPLGFKELEWFTADMELFQDQTPKGGRTAIEVPEFLNSQAADDAAYYRPSRGAATAVVRQSKKARIEIPDDEDFFIVPDLG